The proteins below come from a single Dermatophilaceae bacterium Soc4.6 genomic window:
- a CDS encoding TDT family transporter: protein MTISSFAPATTGPGPYRACRAYRAYRADRAARPAVAALAPAGPVWFSSVMGTGILATLLGRESAQVPVLLVPATLLLGVGCLLLLGLTAGFAARVIQDCDVFTATIRDSAVVPTWGTVSMGVLAVGAAVLTVVPQLGARTSSGDPAGWVVVIDAGCWALGTALGVVTAFGFAAVLVKRDVGHPVPAWGLPIVPPMVSATTGAALVPHLATSGARLVLLVGVVACFFLSLFLGGLVFAIAYHHHWRTLALPVPASFSSWIPLGVVGQSMAAAQVMVAQSAPLLTPAAAAAARQLADAYGYVMLAASVPVIGYAVRMSVRGARARIAFVPGWWALTFPIGTLALGTRLLGASTANPVISGLGDAAIAVLCGTWLLCAGATVRAVITTRPTAARAT, encoded by the coding sequence ATGACGATCTCATCTTTCGCTCCCGCCACAACCGGGCCCGGGCCGTACCGGGCCTGCCGGGCCTACCGGGCCTACCGGGCCGACCGCGCTGCTCGTCCTGCGGTCGCGGCTCTCGCTCCGGCGGGCCCGGTCTGGTTCTCGTCCGTCATGGGCACAGGGATCCTGGCGACGCTGCTGGGCCGCGAGAGCGCCCAGGTGCCGGTGCTGCTGGTGCCGGCGACTCTCCTGCTGGGGGTGGGGTGCCTGCTCCTGCTCGGCCTGACCGCAGGATTCGCCGCGCGGGTGATCCAGGACTGTGACGTCTTCACCGCCACGATCCGCGACTCGGCGGTGGTCCCCACCTGGGGCACGGTCTCGATGGGTGTGCTGGCCGTGGGGGCCGCCGTCCTGACCGTGGTGCCCCAGCTGGGTGCCCGCACGTCGTCGGGGGACCCCGCGGGATGGGTGGTGGTCATCGACGCGGGGTGCTGGGCCCTCGGGACCGCACTGGGGGTCGTGACCGCCTTCGGCTTCGCTGCCGTGCTGGTCAAGCGCGATGTGGGTCACCCCGTTCCGGCGTGGGGGCTGCCCATCGTCCCACCCATGGTCTCGGCGACCACGGGAGCGGCTCTGGTGCCTCACCTCGCCACGTCGGGAGCCCGGCTGGTCCTGCTCGTGGGCGTCGTGGCCTGCTTCTTCCTCTCGCTGTTCCTCGGGGGGCTGGTCTTCGCGATCGCCTACCACCACCACTGGCGCACGCTGGCCCTGCCGGTGCCGGCGTCCTTCTCCTCGTGGATCCCCCTCGGCGTGGTGGGCCAGTCCATGGCCGCGGCGCAGGTCATGGTCGCCCAGAGCGCTCCCCTGCTCACCCCGGCGGCGGCGGCGGCGGCCCGTCAGCTCGCCGACGCCTACGGCTACGTGATGCTCGCGGCGAGCGTCCCCGTCATCGGGTACGCCGTCCGCATGAGCGTGCGGGGGGCTCGCGCCCGGATCGCGTTCGTCCCCGGCTGGTGGGCCCTCACCTTCCCCATCGGGACCCTGGCCCTGGGCACACGCCTACTCGGGGCCTCCACCGCCAACCCGGTCATCAGCGGTCTGGGCGACGCCGCCATCGCCGTCCTGTGCGGTACCTGGCTGCTCTGCGCCGGGGCAACCGTCCGCGCGGTGATCACGACGCGTCCCACCGCGGCCCGGGCAACCTGA
- a CDS encoding LysR substrate-binding domain-containing protein — MRAPGRTVSVAASNTISEALLPVWASRLRRTHPDTSLNVFPGNSQDVIDAVTAGRVDIGFVETSSIPRGLGSQVVGHDELVVVVPPDHPWTRRRGGIDRQEVSATPLILREAGSGTRDHVDQAIPGHVPAAHTFPSTAAVRDAVRTTGIPTILSSLAIEGDLATGRLSTITVRDLSMPRTLHAIWHPRQRPRGPAANLLRIASEALTAKG, encoded by the coding sequence CTGCGCGCACCGGGTCGCACGGTCAGCGTGGCAGCCAGCAACACCATCTCCGAAGCACTGTTGCCGGTGTGGGCCAGCCGGCTGCGGCGAACCCACCCCGACACCAGCCTCAACGTGTTCCCCGGCAACTCCCAGGACGTCATCGACGCCGTCACCGCAGGCCGGGTCGACATCGGTTTCGTGGAGACGTCGTCGATCCCCCGAGGTCTCGGGTCCCAGGTCGTAGGACACGACGAGCTCGTCGTCGTCGTGCCACCCGACCACCCCTGGACACGACGCCGGGGCGGCATCGACCGGCAAGAGGTGTCCGCGACCCCTCTCATCCTGCGTGAGGCCGGATCCGGCACTCGGGACCACGTCGACCAGGCCATACCTGGTCACGTTCCCGCGGCGCACACCTTCCCCTCCACCGCAGCCGTACGCGACGCGGTTCGCACCACGGGCATCCCCACCATCCTGTCGTCCCTCGCCATCGAGGGAGACCTGGCCACAGGGCGACTGTCCACGATCACCGTTCGCGACCTCAGCATGCCCCGCACCCTGCACGCGATCTGGCACCCGCGTCAGCGACCCCGCGGCCCCGCTGCCAACCTCCTGCGCATCGCGAGCGAAGCTCTGACGGCCAAGGGGTGA
- a CDS encoding patatin-like phospholipase family protein, translating to MTTAFVLSGGANLGAAQVGMLAAVADAGVVPDLVVGTSVGALNGAWVAAGAPLEDLGAVWRSLRRGSVFPMNPLRGLLGLSGRTDHLVGNTGLRRILHQNLAFDRLEDFPIQLHVVVTDVLTGVGKLLSCGQALDSIIASAAIPGVLPPVSLDGRAYMDGGVVNNSPISHAVELGADTVWVFATGYSCALREPPRSALGMALHATTLIVQQRLLLDLVRYVGVIDLRVIPPLCPVGVSPTDFSQADELITRSYALAADWLRVAPVDPATMLLQAVHPHDVMPRL from the coding sequence ATGACCACAGCTTTCGTACTGTCTGGTGGCGCGAACTTGGGGGCGGCTCAGGTCGGCATGCTTGCTGCGGTGGCTGACGCGGGAGTTGTGCCGGATCTAGTGGTGGGCACCTCGGTCGGCGCGCTCAACGGGGCCTGGGTGGCTGCCGGCGCCCCGCTCGAAGACCTGGGAGCGGTGTGGCGATCGCTACGGCGCGGTTCGGTGTTTCCCATGAATCCACTGCGCGGACTGCTCGGACTCTCCGGGCGCACCGATCACCTGGTCGGCAACACGGGCCTTCGGCGTATCCTGCACCAGAACCTGGCGTTCGACCGCCTCGAGGACTTCCCGATCCAGTTGCACGTCGTGGTCACTGATGTCCTTACGGGAGTAGGGAAGCTGCTCTCGTGCGGGCAGGCCCTGGACTCGATCATCGCCAGTGCCGCCATCCCGGGTGTCCTGCCCCCGGTTTCGCTCGACGGTCGGGCCTACATGGATGGCGGCGTGGTGAACAACTCGCCGATCTCGCATGCGGTCGAGCTGGGCGCCGACACGGTCTGGGTCTTCGCGACCGGCTACTCGTGCGCCTTGCGGGAGCCGCCCCGCTCCGCGCTCGGGATGGCTTTGCACGCGACCACGTTGATCGTTCAGCAGCGCTTGCTGCTTGACCTCGTACGCTATGTAGGAGTGATTGACCTGCGGGTGATCCCACCGCTGTGTCCGGTGGGGGTCTCGCCAACAGACTTCAGTCAGGCGGACGAGCTGATCACCCGCTCGTACGCTCTTGCTGCAGACTGGCTGCGCGTGGCTCCGGTGGACCCGGCGACGATGCTCCTGCAAGCGGTGCATCCGCACGATGTCATGCCACGGCTCTGA
- a CDS encoding NAD(P)-binding domain-containing protein, translating into MSTITIIGSGNMATSIGTRAAKHGHTIELMSRDTAKAQALSDQIGNGANVGTYGARPAGDIVVVAVLYAAAVDVVAHHGLGGAASRPLTALLGGHRL; encoded by the coding sequence ATGAGCACCATCACCATCATCGGTTCCGGCAACATGGCCACTTCCATCGGCACCCGGGCGGCCAAGCACGGCCACACCATCGAGCTCATGAGCCGCGACACGGCCAAGGCGCAAGCGCTCTCCGACCAGATCGGGAACGGGGCCAACGTCGGCACGTACGGCGCACGCCCGGCAGGAGACATCGTCGTGGTGGCCGTCCTGTACGCCGCCGCGGTCGACGTGGTCGCGCACCACGGGCTGGGTGGGGCTGCGTCGCGTCCTTTGACGGCTCTGCTTGGCGGACACCGCCTGTAG
- a CDS encoding type II toxin-antitoxin system PemK/MazF family toxin: MLTPGDVVELDLGLPAGSEAGLRRPALVVTAARILRGGPNVVQVVPLTRTIRTSSTEVLIDPDGVNRLVARSSAQCQHVRSVATTRIQERTGNVGPVVLLEVRETLALLFDL, encoded by the coding sequence ATGCTGACGCCGGGTGACGTCGTCGAGCTCGACCTCGGCTTGCCTGCCGGCAGCGAGGCCGGACTCCGTCGCCCGGCCCTGGTCGTGACAGCCGCCCGGATCCTTCGAGGCGGACCCAACGTCGTCCAGGTCGTGCCGTTGACCCGGACGATCCGCACGAGCAGCACCGAGGTGCTGATCGACCCCGACGGGGTCAACCGGCTGGTGGCGCGCTCCTCGGCGCAGTGCCAGCACGTGCGATCCGTCGCGACGACCCGGATCCAGGAGCGCACGGGCAATGTCGGCCCGGTGGTCCTCCTCGAGGTTCGCGAAACACTGGCGCTGCTGTTCGACCTCTAG
- a CDS encoding SDR family oxidoreductase has protein sequence MNFLDCFRLDGKVAVVTGASSGLGVTFALALAEAGADVALGARREDKLAETVSKVEALGRKAIAVRTDVTSPEDCQKLIDATMAAFGRVDVLVNNAGVGTAVPATRETPEQFRSVIELNLNACYWMAQAAGKVMQPGSSIVNISSVLGLTTMGLPQAAYASSKAGLIGLTRDLAQQWSPRKGIRVNALAPGYFESEMTDQFGSEYLEQVVIPRTLLGRLGKHEEIGAALLFLASAAGGYVTGLTLPVEGGVLAT, from the coding sequence ATGAATTTCCTGGACTGTTTCCGGCTGGATGGCAAGGTGGCGGTCGTCACCGGCGCATCGAGCGGCCTGGGCGTCACCTTCGCGCTCGCGCTCGCCGAGGCCGGCGCCGACGTCGCCCTCGGCGCGCGCCGCGAGGACAAGCTCGCCGAGACCGTGTCCAAGGTGGAAGCGCTGGGTCGCAAGGCCATCGCCGTCCGCACCGACGTGACCAGCCCGGAGGACTGCCAGAAGCTCATCGATGCGACGATGGCAGCCTTCGGGCGAGTCGACGTGCTCGTCAACAACGCGGGCGTCGGCACCGCCGTACCCGCGACCAGGGAGACGCCCGAGCAATTCCGCTCGGTCATCGAGCTGAACCTCAATGCCTGCTACTGGATGGCCCAGGCCGCCGGCAAGGTGATGCAGCCAGGCAGCTCCATCGTCAACATCAGCAGCGTCCTCGGCCTCACGACGATGGGCCTGCCCCAGGCGGCGTACGCATCCAGCAAGGCTGGCCTGATCGGGCTGACCCGGGACCTCGCGCAGCAGTGGAGCCCGCGCAAGGGCATCCGGGTCAACGCGCTGGCGCCGGGCTACTTCGAGTCCGAGATGACCGATCAGTTCGGGAGCGAGTACCTCGAGCAGGTGGTCATACCGCGCACGTTGCTGGGGCGCCTCGGCAAGCACGAGGAGATCGGCGCCGCCCTGCTCTTCCTCGCCAGCGCCGCCGGCGGCTACGTCACAGGACTCACCCTCCCGGTGGAGGGGGGCGTGCTTGCCACGTGA
- a CDS encoding GNAT family N-acetyltransferase — MTIQDLTPGHVEQLGAFFARLPESDLTFIKLDVSPAVLAGLPAAPGHRWVDVEDDGTVNGIAALLRLTGWSDHVAELRLGVDPATRGRGIGRKLAQHAVAHAVRSGLLKVVVEVPAAQERITEMFLDLGFTGEALLRDHFRDRNGRLQDLIMLAYLTEQTFESLSAVGMADVLGGE; from the coding sequence GTGACCATCCAGGACCTGACCCCAGGGCACGTCGAGCAGCTCGGCGCCTTCTTCGCACGACTGCCCGAGAGTGACCTGACGTTCATCAAGCTCGACGTCTCGCCTGCGGTACTGGCCGGCTTGCCGGCCGCCCCGGGCCACCGCTGGGTCGACGTCGAGGACGACGGCACCGTCAACGGCATCGCGGCTCTGCTGAGGTTGACCGGCTGGTCCGACCACGTCGCCGAGCTGCGCCTGGGGGTGGACCCGGCGACGCGGGGACGCGGCATCGGCCGCAAGCTCGCACAACACGCGGTCGCCCACGCCGTGCGGTCCGGCCTGCTGAAGGTGGTCGTCGAGGTGCCGGCTGCCCAGGAGCGGATCACCGAGATGTTCCTGGACCTCGGGTTCACCGGCGAGGCCCTCCTGCGTGACCACTTCAGGGATCGCAACGGCCGGCTGCAGGACCTGATCATGCTCGCTTACCTCACTGAGCAGACGTTCGAGTCACTGAGCGCGGTCGGCATGGCAGACGTTCTGGGAGGGGAGTGA
- a CDS encoding alpha/beta fold hydrolase, with the protein MVSIPGLSTIDRVRREVERNALRTRNGIRMATGIQRTDVGLSPKDVVWSYGRTELWHYRSAQVSLKPPLLIIYSLFNKSYILDLRPGNSVIEQMVEAGFDVYMLDWGVPDERDAANQLEDYVDSYIPAAIDRVRELSGSDSVNLLGYCFGGTLATLHAAHHPDSPLRSLTVLTTPADLQQCGPMTDMMARTDLDDVLGVDGMVPPGVIAQGFRALAPVSEVTSRVTLLEKLWSEEFVTAYQAMAGWGNDQVPLPGGVARQFKKMVEVNAFVNDQVFLGGDHVRLADITVPFMHVLGLRDHIIPPAAACPLVGLIGSEDKQELRLDAGHVGLMVGRGAARNTLPVVIDFLQQRSEAAS; encoded by the coding sequence GTGGTGTCGATTCCCGGCCTGAGCACGATTGACCGCGTCCGCCGCGAGGTCGAGCGCAACGCGCTCCGGACGCGCAACGGCATCCGGATGGCGACCGGCATCCAGCGCACGGACGTGGGGTTGAGTCCGAAGGACGTGGTGTGGAGCTACGGCCGCACCGAGCTGTGGCACTACCGAAGCGCGCAGGTCTCCCTCAAGCCGCCGCTGCTGATCATCTACAGCCTCTTCAACAAGAGCTACATCCTCGACCTGCGTCCCGGCAACAGTGTGATCGAGCAGATGGTCGAGGCCGGCTTCGATGTCTACATGCTCGACTGGGGCGTCCCGGACGAGCGTGACGCGGCCAACCAGCTCGAGGACTACGTCGACTCCTACATTCCCGCCGCTATCGACCGGGTCCGCGAGCTGTCGGGCAGCGACAGCGTCAACCTGCTCGGCTACTGCTTCGGCGGTACGCTCGCGACGCTCCACGCCGCGCATCACCCCGACTCACCGCTGCGCAGCCTCACCGTGCTGACCACGCCGGCGGACTTGCAGCAGTGCGGACCGATGACCGACATGATGGCCCGCACCGACCTCGATGACGTTCTGGGCGTGGATGGGATGGTCCCCCCGGGGGTGATCGCCCAGGGCTTCCGCGCGCTCGCCCCGGTGAGCGAGGTGACCTCCCGGGTCACCCTGCTCGAGAAGCTGTGGAGCGAGGAGTTCGTGACCGCCTACCAGGCCATGGCGGGCTGGGGAAACGATCAGGTGCCTCTGCCCGGAGGGGTTGCTCGCCAGTTCAAGAAGATGGTCGAGGTCAACGCCTTCGTCAACGACCAGGTCTTCCTCGGCGGTGACCACGTGCGACTCGCGGACATCACGGTGCCCTTCATGCACGTCCTCGGGCTGCGCGACCACATCATCCCGCCGGCTGCCGCTTGCCCCCTCGTGGGGCTGATCGGGTCCGAGGACAAGCAGGAGCTGCGGCTCGACGCCGGCCACGTCGGGCTGATGGTCGGTCGAGGCGCAGCTCGCAACACACTTCCCGTCGTCATCGATTTCCTCCAGCAGCGAAGCGAGGCCGCGTCGTGA
- a CDS encoding QsdR family transcriptional regulator has translation MGQTRLSRSLAERPQERPDAAVAFRVAQRAFLAGDRLEMQDLAAEIGVSRATLFRWVGPKEQLLVEIFWSLAVPTFEQAVTSAGGTRGPQRIAKVLSAIAGASVRSAPFMAFVQREPKQALRLLCTRAGTFQDRLLGLIEPLLQEEIEAGRVSPPLPLHDLAYLILRVTETFVYADAIAGATPDPAKVGQAIRALLRD, from the coding sequence ATGGGTCAGACACGGCTTTCCCGTTCGCTGGCCGAACGGCCGCAGGAACGCCCCGACGCCGCGGTCGCTTTCCGGGTGGCTCAGCGCGCTTTCCTGGCGGGCGATCGACTGGAGATGCAGGACCTGGCGGCCGAGATCGGGGTGAGCCGGGCGACGCTCTTCCGCTGGGTGGGGCCGAAGGAGCAGCTGCTCGTCGAGATCTTCTGGTCGCTCGCGGTGCCGACCTTCGAGCAGGCGGTGACGAGCGCAGGCGGCACGCGGGGACCGCAGCGGATCGCGAAGGTGCTCAGCGCCATCGCCGGGGCATCGGTCCGGTCCGCGCCGTTCATGGCGTTCGTTCAACGCGAGCCGAAGCAGGCGTTGCGCCTGCTCTGCACCCGGGCCGGCACCTTCCAGGACAGGCTCCTCGGCCTGATCGAACCACTCCTGCAGGAGGAGATCGAGGCCGGACGGGTCAGCCCGCCGCTGCCGCTGCACGACCTGGCCTACCTGATTCTGCGGGTCACCGAGACGTTCGTGTACGCCGATGCCATCGCGGGTGCGACCCCCGACCCGGCCAAGGTGGGACAGGCCATACGGGCACTCCTGCGCGACTGA
- a CDS encoding acyl-CoA dehydrogenase family protein, which yields MRRTVFGQDHQAFRQMLRAFIKAEVVPHYGEWCTAGIVPKELYAKLADLGIFGISVGEEYGGAGLATHKFHAIQSEETAHAGVSFGGSNVHVLLALPYITLLASEEQKKRYLPSFVTGEEMWALAMTEPGSGSDLAGMRSSAKLSADGTYYVLDGAKTFITGGVHADRTIVAARTSPPKDDDRRFGISLFAVDAHAPGYSVGRKLDKLGLRASDTAELSFEGVRVPAEDLLGEEDKGFSYLGKNLASERWGIAHTAYAQSKAALRFTQEYVEQRLIFGQTVASFQNTKFELAACKAEVDAAEAVTDRALEALDAGELTPAEAASAKLFCSEVAHRVIDRCLQLHGGYGFINEYPIARLYADNRVNRIYGGTSEVMKTIIAKDMGL from the coding sequence ATGCGGCGAACTGTTTTCGGTCAGGACCATCAGGCCTTCCGGCAGATGCTGCGGGCGTTCATTAAGGCCGAGGTGGTCCCGCACTACGGCGAGTGGTGCACCGCCGGGATCGTGCCGAAGGAGCTCTACGCCAAGCTCGCCGACCTCGGCATCTTCGGTATCAGCGTGGGCGAGGAGTACGGCGGTGCCGGGCTGGCGACGCACAAGTTCCACGCGATCCAGTCCGAGGAGACCGCCCACGCCGGTGTCAGCTTCGGTGGGTCGAACGTGCACGTGCTCCTGGCGCTTCCCTACATCACGCTGCTGGCCTCCGAGGAGCAGAAGAAGCGCTACCTGCCGAGCTTCGTGACCGGTGAGGAGATGTGGGCGCTGGCGATGACCGAGCCGGGCTCCGGCTCCGACCTGGCCGGCATGCGCAGCAGCGCCAAGCTGTCGGCTGACGGCACCTACTACGTGCTCGACGGGGCGAAGACCTTCATCACCGGCGGTGTGCACGCCGACCGGACGATCGTGGCTGCCCGCACCAGCCCGCCGAAGGACGATGATCGCCGCTTCGGCATCTCCTTGTTCGCGGTTGACGCGCACGCCCCCGGCTACTCGGTCGGCCGCAAGCTCGACAAGCTCGGCCTGCGCGCCTCCGACACCGCCGAGCTCTCCTTCGAGGGCGTCCGGGTCCCCGCTGAGGACCTGCTCGGTGAGGAGGACAAGGGCTTCAGCTACCTCGGCAAGAATCTCGCCTCCGAGCGCTGGGGAATCGCGCACACCGCCTACGCCCAGTCGAAGGCCGCACTGCGCTTCACGCAGGAGTACGTCGAGCAACGCCTCATCTTCGGCCAGACGGTGGCCTCCTTCCAGAACACCAAGTTCGAGCTGGCCGCGTGCAAGGCGGAGGTCGACGCCGCCGAGGCAGTGACCGACCGAGCACTCGAAGCCCTCGACGCCGGTGAGCTCACGCCCGCCGAGGCCGCCTCGGCAAAGCTCTTCTGCTCCGAGGTCGCCCACCGGGTGATCGATCGATGCCTGCAACTCCACGGCGGCTACGGCTTCATCAACGAGTACCCGATCGCCCGTCTGTACGCCGACAACAGGGTCAACCGCATCTACGGCGGCACCTCCGAGGTGATGAAGACCATCATCGCCAAGGACATGGGACTCTGA
- a CDS encoding acetoacetate decarboxylase: protein MRAEDVATSHATPLTAPPYPLVANRFVDREYLNITYRTDAEALRAVVPEPLEFDDPLVRFEVMHMGDVGSFGPYTECGIAIPVRWGDEHGEYLHAMYLNNFGATVAGRELSAFPKGMGDPRLRVEDGVLLGTLDVTSERVATATMGYKQRRLDDHEARVQIGVPQFMLKVVRGYERKPLLCDLVRAGVKDLVIKEAWTGPARLQLFHHVAAPLADLPVREVVGASHILTDLTLDRPVPVYNYLQEQ, encoded by the coding sequence ATGCGGGCCGAAGACGTCGCCACGTCGCACGCCACGCCACTGACCGCGCCACCGTACCCCTTGGTGGCCAACCGGTTCGTCGACCGCGAGTACCTCAACATCACCTACCGGACCGACGCCGAGGCGCTTCGGGCCGTCGTACCCGAGCCGCTGGAGTTCGACGACCCGCTGGTTCGTTTCGAGGTCATGCACATGGGAGACGTCGGGTCGTTCGGTCCCTATACCGAGTGCGGCATCGCGATTCCGGTGCGCTGGGGTGACGAGCACGGCGAGTACCTGCACGCGATGTACCTGAACAACTTCGGCGCCACCGTCGCCGGCCGCGAGCTCAGCGCCTTTCCCAAGGGCATGGGGGACCCCCGGCTTCGCGTCGAGGACGGCGTGCTGCTCGGCACTCTCGACGTCACCTCCGAGCGGGTCGCGACGGCCACGATGGGCTACAAGCAACGCCGTCTCGATGACCACGAGGCGCGCGTCCAGATCGGTGTGCCGCAGTTCATGCTCAAGGTGGTACGCGGCTACGAGCGCAAGCCGCTGCTCTGCGATCTGGTCCGCGCGGGAGTGAAGGACCTCGTGATCAAGGAGGCCTGGACGGGCCCGGCGCGGCTGCAGCTGTTTCACCATGTCGCTGCACCGCTCGCGGACCTGCCTGTCCGGGAGGTCGTCGGCGCCAGCCACATCCTGACCGACCTCACGCTCGACCGTCCGGTGCCTGTGTACAACTATCTCCAGGAGCAGTGA
- a CDS encoding 3-hydroxyacyl-CoA dehydrogenase family protein, with translation MSTHPPITGRPIAVLGAGTLGRRIALMFATGGGTVRVCDLDATQREEAAAFIEEQLPAVLEQVGSTTPATVEFTDSMADATEHAWLVVESLPERLDIKIPVFGQLDRIAPDDAILATNSSSHPSSRLIAEVGAPERVVNMHFFMPPVSTACEVMSCGRTDPTVIDRLMEALPRFGLTPFRVQRESMGFIQNRIWAAIKREALMVLDEGVASPADIDQLYTMVLGARRGPFRTMDQVGLDVVLDIEENYAANRDGIPEGPRALLRRYISDGRLGVKSGRGFYDYETPGSAS, from the coding sequence ATGAGCACCCATCCCCCCATCACCGGACGGCCGATCGCGGTCCTTGGCGCGGGCACGCTCGGACGCCGCATCGCGCTCATGTTTGCGACCGGAGGTGGCACCGTCCGGGTCTGCGACCTCGACGCGACGCAGCGCGAAGAGGCGGCCGCGTTCATCGAGGAGCAGCTGCCGGCGGTCCTCGAGCAGGTCGGGAGCACCACGCCCGCGACGGTCGAGTTCACCGACAGCATGGCCGACGCGACGGAGCACGCCTGGCTGGTGGTGGAGTCGCTGCCGGAGCGCCTGGACATCAAGATCCCGGTCTTCGGCCAGCTGGACCGGATCGCCCCGGACGACGCGATCCTGGCCACCAACTCCTCCTCGCACCCGTCCAGCCGGCTGATCGCTGAGGTCGGCGCTCCGGAGCGGGTCGTCAACATGCACTTCTTCATGCCGCCTGTCTCCACGGCGTGTGAGGTGATGTCCTGTGGCCGGACCGACCCGACGGTCATCGACCGCCTGATGGAGGCGCTCCCCCGATTCGGGTTGACCCCCTTCCGCGTGCAGCGGGAGAGCATGGGCTTCATCCAGAACCGCATCTGGGCGGCGATCAAGCGCGAGGCGCTGATGGTGCTCGACGAGGGCGTTGCCTCACCCGCGGACATCGATCAGCTCTACACGATGGTGCTCGGCGCGAGGCGCGGTCCCTTCCGCACGATGGACCAGGTCGGCCTCGACGTCGTCCTCGACATCGAGGAGAACTACGCCGCCAACCGGGACGGCATCCCCGAGGGACCACGTGCGCTGCTGCGGCGTTACATCTCGGACGGCCGCCTCGGTGTGAAGTCGGGGCGCGGCTTCTACGACTACGAGACCCCCGGGAGTGCGTCATGA
- a CDS encoding CoA transferase — protein MSLFAGLKVIDCGSYIAAPAAATILADLGADVIKIEPPGAGDPYRQLPKLPGNPVCEHDYAWLLDSRNKRGLALDLSTPEGQQVLHELVADADVFLTNYPLRVRAKLRIDDETLVALNARLVYASFTGYGEHGPEAAKPGFDATSYWARSGMMDIVRPSADATPARAVIGQGDHPSAMTLYAGIVTALYHRETTGRGTTVSSSLHANGLWANSFMATAALCGAEFIPRPSRERHFNALSLHYRCADGKWLLLTLLNEDRHWPVLVRCLERADLLEDERFLTKPDRLRHSQMLIATFDEAFARYDRAHWQRLLSENGIVFDIVATPEDIPHDEQIRANGLVVPFAEDERVATIAVPFQLAGVEMVPARLPPSVGQHTDEVLAGLGYDAVRIAALRDAGTVA, from the coding sequence ATGAGCCTCTTCGCCGGCTTGAAGGTCATCGACTGCGGGAGCTATATCGCCGCGCCGGCCGCTGCCACGATCCTGGCCGACCTCGGCGCCGACGTGATCAAGATCGAGCCCCCTGGCGCGGGTGACCCCTACCGGCAGCTGCCCAAGCTGCCCGGCAACCCGGTCTGCGAGCACGACTACGCCTGGCTGCTCGACTCGCGCAACAAGCGTGGCTTGGCGCTGGACCTGAGCACTCCTGAGGGCCAGCAGGTACTGCACGAGCTGGTCGCCGACGCCGATGTGTTCCTCACGAACTACCCGCTGCGGGTCCGTGCGAAGCTGCGGATCGATGACGAGACCTTGGTGGCGCTCAACGCGCGGCTGGTGTACGCCTCCTTCACCGGGTACGGCGAGCACGGCCCCGAAGCCGCGAAGCCCGGCTTCGACGCCACCTCGTACTGGGCTCGCTCGGGGATGATGGACATCGTTCGGCCGTCCGCCGACGCCACACCCGCCCGGGCCGTCATCGGCCAGGGCGATCACCCCTCGGCGATGACCCTCTACGCCGGGATCGTCACGGCGCTCTACCATCGCGAGACGACCGGCCGCGGCACCACGGTGTCCTCGTCTCTGCACGCCAACGGGCTGTGGGCCAACTCCTTCATGGCCACCGCAGCGCTCTGTGGCGCCGAGTTCATCCCGCGGCCATCTCGCGAGAGGCACTTCAACGCGCTGAGCCTGCACTACCGGTGCGCGGACGGGAAGTGGCTGCTGCTGACGCTCCTCAACGAGGACCGACACTGGCCGGTGCTGGTGCGCTGCCTCGAGCGGGCGGACCTGCTGGAGGACGAGCGCTTCCTCACCAAACCGGACCGGCTGCGACACTCACAGATGCTGATCGCGACTTTCGACGAGGCGTTCGCCCGCTACGACCGCGCCCACTGGCAGAGGCTGCTCAGTGAGAACGGCATCGTCTTCGACATCGTGGCCACCCCCGAGGACATCCCCCACGACGAGCAGATCCGCGCCAACGGGCTGGTCGTCCCCTTCGCCGAGGACGAGCGGGTCGCCACGATCGCGGTGCCCTTCCAGCTCGCCGGGGTGGAGATGGTGCCGGCGCGGCTCCCCCCTTCCGTCGGACAGCACACCGACGAGGTGCTCGCCGGACTCGGATATGACGCGGTGCGGATCGCAGCTCTGCGGGACGCGGGCACGGTGGCCTGA